In Lagopus muta isolate bLagMut1 chromosome 6, bLagMut1 primary, whole genome shotgun sequence, one DNA window encodes the following:
- the RPS13 gene encoding 40S ribosomal protein S13, with the protein MGRMHAPGKGLSQSALPYRRSVPTWLKLTSDDVKEQIYKLAKKGLTPSQIGVILRDSHGVAQVRFVTGNKILRILKSKGLAPDLPEDLYHLIKKAVAVRKHLERNRKDKDAKFRLILIESRIHRLARYYKTKRVLPPNWKYESSTASALVA; encoded by the exons ATGGGTCGCATGCACGCTCCTGG GAAGGGCCTGTCCCAGTCCGCGCTGCCCTACCGCCGCAGCGTGCCCACG tgGCTGAAACTTACTTCTGATGATGTAAAGGAACAGATCTACAAGCTTGCTAAGAAAGGCCTGACTCCCTCACAAATAG GTGTCATCCTGAGGGATTCCCATGGTGTTGCCCAGGTTCGCTTTGTAACAGGCAACAAAATTTTGAGAATCCTTAAATCAAAGGGACTGGCCCCAGATCTGCCAGAGGATCTTTATCACTTGATCAAGAAGGCTGTTGCTGTTCGCAAACATCTTGAGAGGAACAGGAAG GATAAAGATGCCAAATTCCGTTTGATTCTGATTGAAAGCAGAATCCATAGGCTGGCTCGCTACTACAAAACCAAGAGAGTGCTGCCACCCAACTGGAAGTA TGAATCATCGACAGCTTCTGCCCTGGTCGCATAA